In a single window of the Rhizoctonia solani chromosome 16, complete sequence genome:
- a CDS encoding NADH dehydrogenase (ubiquinone) flavoprotein 2: MASVVRTAIRRARPVHNIRPFSNAAPRRSDALFVHRDTPYNNPKIPFKFTDENLKVAEETIAKYPPQYKKAAVIPLLDLAQRQNKGWTSISAMNYVAELLEMPPMRVYEVATFYTMFNREPIGTNFIQVCTTTPCMLRGSTEILETVKSHLGGIKVGDTTKDGKFTLAEVECLGACSNAPMLAMNDDFYEDLTPETTKKILDAFAKGEKPKPGPQSGRQTSENSAGLTALTSKPYGPGEHCSPEFA, translated from the exons ATGGCCTCTGTAGTCCGAACAGCGATCAGAAGGGCAAGGCCCGTTCATAATATTAGGCCGTTCTCCAATGCGGCGCCACGGAGGTCAGATGCGCTGTTCGTG CATCGAGATACCCCATACAATAACCCCAAG ATCCCGTTCAAGTTTACGGACGAGAACCTCAAAGTTGCGGAGGAGACTATCGCCAAGTACCCACCTCAATACAAAAAGGCCGCAGTTATCCCGTTACTTGATCTCGCACAGCGTCAGAACAAGGGATGGACAAGCATCAGCGCGATGAATTATGTTGCTGAGTTGTTGGAGATGCCTCCTATGAGGGTGTATGAGGTTGCTACTTTCTACACAATGTTCAATCG CGAGCCGATTGGAACAAACTTTATTCAAGTCTGCACGACAACTCCTTGCATGCTTCGTGGTTCCACAGAAATCCTCGAAACTGTTAAATCTCACCTCGGCGGTATCAAGGTCGGGGACACAACCAAAGACGGTAAATTCACGCTGGCAGAAGTTGAATGCCTGGGTGCATGCAGCAATGCCCCAATGTTGGCGATGAACGATGATTTCTAT GAGGATCTCACTCCCGAGACTACAAAAAAGATCTTGGATGCTTTTGCTAAAGGCGAAAAGCCCAAGCCGGGCCCTCAGAGTGGGCGCCAGACGAGCGAAAACTCTGCTGGTCTTACTGCACTCACGAGCAAG CCCTATGGTCCTGGAGAGCACTGCTCACCCGAATTCGCATAG